A segment of the Takifugu flavidus isolate HTHZ2018 chromosome 7, ASM371156v2, whole genome shotgun sequence genome:
CGCCTTTACGAGGCATCGGCAGAAGATGGGCCACTCTGTGTTCCTCAACGTGGTCAAGAGAAAAGGCGACGGGGCTGCCAGCGGAGAAGAAGCCCGGAAATCTGAGGGAGAAGGCAAGGCGGCGAGTCCCATCTTAAAATTTGGGAGGAGCAAAGCGGACACGCCGGACGGGGCGGAGCAAAGCAGCCCGGGCTGCTGGACGAAGTCGCCaggggtgggagaggagagcgGTCAGAGTCACGCTCAGCTGACCGAGCTGGATCTCGCCGAGTACACGCGTTCCATCGAGAAGCTGAACCACTCCTTGGCCTTCCTTCAGGCCGAGATGCAGCGActctcccagcagcaggaagtcatCATGGCCAtgagggagcagcagcaccagcaggcgTGGGTCATCCCTCCACCCCACACCAACCCGTCGCCTCAGAGGCACAGCCGAGCGGGGGCCGTCACCCGTTCCTCGGGACCCTCCTCGCCCGCGgactctccccttccctcccaccGCTCCCCAACCAGCATCAAACGCAAATCCGCCTCTTTCCACTCGCGCAATCCTCGCACCGCTCGGCCCAGCGAGCTCAAGCTGGCCCCGTACAATCGGGTGCTGACCGCCCCCCAGTCCGTGGACAGCATCCCCCGGCTGCGTCGATTTTCTCCCTGCCAGCCTTTAGCCTGCTCTTTTGCGTACATGGAGGAAAAACCAGCCCCAAATCCAGCACCAGTAGCCACAGATGGagataaaaacaaagaggacGATTCGCTTTTTCCCCCTGACAGGAAGGCGGCCAGTACACAAGCCCAGGACACGGACTGCCAACCCAAGACCACCGGCACGGAAAAAGACCAGGATCTGGATCTCAAACCTACCATGGAGTCGTCCTTTCCTGAGGTCTTGTCCCACCTCGTGACCGAGACCTTCACAGTGGCGCCTACAGAGATGCCCCCCCAGCCCGAAGCCTCGGGTCAGGCCAAGAGCAGCCTGATCGAGGTTCCGCTCTCAGTGGTGAAACCGCCGGAGGGTCTGACGCCGGGAGATGGACTGGAGAGGCAGCAGGACAACACGGAAGACTCTGACGGCGATCAGAAGATGTGTCGCGGCTTCTTCTTCAAGGTGGGCCCAAAGAACTGAGCACACGAGGGCAAAACTTCATTTGGCAGCGTAAAAAGGGCACAAGACTCGGAATTTCAGGCCCAGACTTTTCGTGTTTGACAGATGTGGGTGCACAAATGATTCATGTGATAGTTCATGAAACCATCTGGGTAAGGAGCCTTCCCTGTTTCTGTGGTTTTAAGAGGCTCGTTAGCTTGTTGCTCGCTAGCTGCAGCCCGGGCTTCGATGTAGGTCATAAAAGTGGGGCTCTTGTGAATAATTCAGGCGCAGCTGTGGAAATGTGCTGGGGACGTTTGAATAGACTGCAGGGGTGGATGCTGAGGGGGGAacaacatgaaataaaagtaaataaCCTCAGTTAACCCCGTCTGCAGGATTGAAGCTGTTTCCTGCAATGTTATGTCAGTGTGAGATGATGGTTGGGtcgtttttttattattctgatGCAGGAGGATGGAAAGGCTGAAGAGAACATGGCTCAAAAAAGGGCTGCGctgctggagaagaggatgaggagggagaaagagagtcTGCAGAAGAAGAtgcagctggaggcggagctagaacagaagaaggaggaggcaCGGTATGGCAGGAATACATAGAAGTGGTATATTTATGTTAAAAACACCCCATTACAGATAAATTCATCATTGCAGGTTGATTTTATTCAATTCTTTATTGCTATTGAATATATGTGGGTTGATGTGAGGCGTTCAAGTTACAGTTTTCTATTATCATAGACCAATAATTCCCTCTCATTGATACCGTTGGTAAATAAACGGAGCCCTTTCCGACGTTCAGTATCGATGTTTGTCGATCTGCGTCAGGttaaaagcagaggaggagcgactcaggaaggaggaagacaaGGCCAGGCGGGAGTTCATCAAGCAGGAGTAtctcaggaggaagcagctgaaACTGATGGAGGACATGGACACCGTCATCAAACCCCGAGCCTCCGGCGGAGCCAAACAGAGGCGGGGTCGGCCCAAGTCCATCCACCGCGACAGCCTGGACTCTCCCAAAACCCCCGTCAGAGCCGCCACAGGTAACCAAGGAGACGACCCCAGAGAGCGCGATGTGTTCTGCCGGCGTGGTGCAGCATCTCAGCGCATGTTAACGCCAACATGTCTTTTCAGTCTGCAGCTTGTCTCTGGCTTCGCTCAACCTGGGAGACAGTGACAGTGTTCACTCGGAGAAGAGATCGCCAAGGCAAGTTCTTCTTATTGTGGAGAAAATGCGTTCAAATACCAAAAATCTTATCTGCCTTTCAATTCATACAGCTATTATATCATCTCCTGGAACAAATAATCCCAAGATTTTGGCTTTAAACTTGTATTTTCAGCCTTTCCTTTGGTTTAAGTCTTTGTATTTTACCAGACCCAATCCTTTATAACCCCAGCCCTCTACCATGTCTCTTATATTCCCTTTCCTGCCGTTGCACATGCATCAGAAGCGTTAGCTTAGCCTCTGGCAGTCTCTTCTACTTCCTGAACTCTCCTaagctgagaaggaggaggtttGTTCCTGCTTGACTCCTAAATCTTAACGCACTTCATGCTAAGGGCAGCCTTGCACTGAACCCCCAGCCCCCACCGTGCATTTCTTTCAAGGACTTCTGAAGCATTTTAAAGGATAATTACCAACCAGTATACCTGTAACATGCTGCGCTTTTAGCAACACAACCCCCACAAAACCATCCCCCTTTCCACATTCCATCTCTAGCTGTAGGTTTCTCACTGCTTTGACTCAACGGACTTATTAACCTGGCTAGTCTTCTTCCCTTAAAGAGCACCGTTTTCATTTCTCATGACATGTTGCCTTTAATCTGAATATATTTTGATCCCGTTCATCAACAGTGGTGGAATTGGATGAAAATGCCGCCGCAGTCCCGAAACAGCCCAGTGAACTGGTGCTCTAAATATGTCCCACCTGTTTCACTGCTGCTTCACACGCTGCCTGTGCTCGTGAGCTTCGCCGCCTTGTGACATAAACTGTGAAACTGACACCCAAAATACTGAAATAGTGCATGCAGAGTCCTCCCCACTCAAAGACAGCCTGTAAAATACCAGCTGAAGTCCAGCATTTGTGAAGATGCTCTTTATGTTCTTCCTGATGGCAttccttcctgctcctgctcaggGAATATTCCAGCTTTGCTCATATTTAACTCTGTGCTCCAGACCCGATTCTGCAGACGGCTTCCTGTCTCCGAGTCgttccagcagcagaaatggagaGAAGGACTGGGAGAACGGGTCCACGACGTCCTCGGTTACATCTAACACAGAATATACTGGTAGGCCGCTGTAGCCTCAATAATCAGGACACCTGTGATGTCAGTACAGATGGCGGGGGGGTTCCTGGAGGCTGGATATATCTTCCCACAACTTGGCTATATGGCATAAGcagagatgatgtcatggcAACGGTGTCATTATGGTATGCTGTCCTTTATTCCTCATCAGGACCGAGGCTGTACAAGGAACCGAGTGCCAAATCTAACAAGCACATCATCCAGAACGCTCTGGCTCACTGCTGCCTGGCAGGAAAAGTGAACGAGggccaaaagaacaagatcctTGAGGTGAGAACACGGAGTGTTTGAGATTATTTTAATCTGAGGTGCCAAATATAGATTTTAGGCTCTCTCCCTTCATAGCGTTTATGTTTAATTCTGACATATTTTAGCATTCGAGCGTATCTTTGCACCGTCTGATGGATGCTTTAGCAATTCTGAATAATTCCTGCTGTCTTTTAGCATTTAATGAGTTTTCTTCCATTGACATCAACAGCAAATGGAGAAGTGCGAGGCCAACAACTTCCTGATTTTGTTCCGAGACGCTGGCTGTCAGTTCCGCTCCGTGTACACCTACTGCCCCGAGACGGAGGAGATCACCAGGCTGGCGGGCATCGGCCCCAAGAGCGTCACGCGCAGGATGATCGACGGCCTCTACAAGTACAACTCGGACAAGAAGCAGTTCAGCCAGATACCAGCCAAGACCATGTCGGCCAGcgtggacgccgtcaccatcCACAACCACCTGTGGCAAACCAAGAAGCCAGCAACTCCGAAAAAAGTAGTGCCTGCCCAGACCTGATAGACCTCAGCCACGCACCATTTTAATTTGCACTTCATTGTAGATACCCATGAGGATTCAAGCACCTGCAATGCCATTTCCATCCAATGCATTTTTGTCTCCTTTGTGTTCCCCCTCTCGCTGCGTTCCCGTGGGTTATTTTTCCCTAAAATGGAACAATAGGAATAACTGGAATGTCCCTCACTGATGATGTAAACTCTCCTCACGAGTCAGGTTGGGAAGCCATGCGCGAGTCCTTGTTTTGTTCCTTGTCTGTGCCAAAAGTCAAAAAAAGAGACAGTATGAATGCCGGGACGTTGTTTTTTCGGGGTACACTCGAGCACTGAATGTTTTTAATTGGTGTACAGATCGATGTGTGTTTGCATCGCGTGGCCTTACACGCGTTAGCTTTTAGCGTCCGAGTGCAGTGCGGTGATTGTAAAGCTGCGTGGGCAGATTTAGTGGGTTTTGTATGTGAAAGAACCAGTTTTTTTCCACCCCTGGAGGTGGATCGGTCGGTGTGTTAGGTAGTAACGACAAAGGGCCAAAATCAGAGTAACATACAGCTGTGAGCTCAACAAAGCCAAGCGGTTGTAGCTTTTGGGAgcccttttttttaagaatGCAGAACCTTTGTTTTGTAAGTTCTGAGACTGCATCAGAACAAATTTTTAAATCTGATCTGGAAAACATGCCGCCGTGTTTGTCATATTTCTGGTAATCCGGTTTTAGTAATCCCGTTATCCATGTTGAAAATGAAATTCAGGCCTTTGTAAAGCGTGTGGAGGCCTCTGCACTGATCTGCCCAAGCAGATTAATGAACAAAGTCAGCAGCTCTGCGTCAACTCTCCTTTTTATTTACGGATGCTGCCATTAAGGGGTCGGTCTAATTACTGGAATCTAGTTACGCCGTAGTAGAGAAGTATTTCTCCTCAAAGCAACTTCATTTTTGACAGTATTCTGTAGTAATTAGATACACACAGCCCATTGAAATCTGCACGTAAGATGCTCCAAAGCGCTTTTGGTAAAAGAAGATACCAAATAGAGTAGAGTAATGCATCATTTAGGTCAATCAAGTATTTATGAACAGGGCCACACTGTTACTGTCACTGTTTGCTGCTCCTGAATACCACAAATGTGAGATATTGTCAGCGTGTTTGTGGTGTAGAGGCCAGAAATGACTCTTTCCTGTCGTCAAGGCGGGTTTCGTGCTGAGTACGGGTAGAGACTCGCCCCAGAGTCTCGTGGGTGTCAGCAGCTCGCTGCTTTCGCCACCAAATGTGTCGCCTCCGACCCATTTGCAGGTACGACTTCAGCCATCTGCCAGCACAGGGCTTTTGTTTTCAACGCTGGGGGGGTATTTAAGACCAAAAGAGACTTTGTACATGTACTGTAACCGAGTGACTaagagtgtggggggggggggggttcttttgtATGTTTGTCTATTCATTGAGAGCACTTGCGTGCAGAAGCTCCGCCTACCTGGATCAGGCTCCTTTGGACCAAGTGACGTGATGATTCCACCTGCAGTGATCCTGTCCAGCGCGCTCACGTGACCCGCTCACCTGTTCTGCCTGTTAAAAGCTCTCACCCAACGTACCGATGAACGTGTAGGGAAATGTCTCAACTGTTTTACTTCTTTTGCATTTAATAAAACTAAGCATGGCCTCATCACTCATTCCACGTGAGAAGCTTTTTTagttggcgggggggggggatacagcTACGGTCTCCCCCTGTTTGAGTCGTTCTGCGGTAAAACCGAAGGAGGTGAAGATCCTTGGACTGACCTGATCAATAAGGAATCAGTAGGAGCTCAGGGGTTGCTTGTTCGAGTTGGATCATCCGTCGGCAGCAGGGCGGCTGTAAGGTGGTACAACTGAAGATTCTGGGTTTGAGTTGAGGTTTGTGTTACAATACTGTGCATTTTCTCTGGTTTCTTCCCACAGCTCAAAGACCTGCAGATCAGGTGGACTCAAATTTGCACCCTACTGTGAGTGTTGGTGAAGGTTTTAATCCTgcctctattattattattattatttatatacgCAGGTTGAAAACGATCTCGAACGCCCTCTGCTGTTTAGTGGCTGGTATTTCAACATAATGGACGTTACAATTTAAGGAATGGGAATTAAAGTCTGAGTCTAGATCCATTTCCGGACGAAGTCATAAAACGAATAACTTCCCGTTTATTTCATCTCGTAAAACTTTAAATAACTATAAATATTCTATAAATAGTGAATGTTAtagtaaagaagaaaaacctaCCTCTGGGAAAATTTCTCGGCGTTgtggtctgttttttttttttcccaacacaaCTTTTCTTCATCTGCCCTGAGTTGTTTTTCTCACCGGTGAGCCGTAGGTGTGTCCACGGTGCGTCATCGCAGCGCTTGATTGGCGCTTCACGCCCGCGTCCGCATGGCAACCGTGATCTGTGTACGCGAAGGAAAGCGCAAACGACCTTCGTGCTGGCCGGCAACTCCACGCAGAAACGAGCCCTCTGGCTACCCGTAGCGGACTCGGTTGACTCGGGGAGCGCAGGCGGTGAGAAGCGGCgcggacagacaggtgagctggcGCGGAATCCgggcggcgcggcggcgcgtCCTGCTCAGACCCCCTCGCTGATGTGGTGGCAGCTTGTGCTTGTTTTTGCACGTCTCCCCCCACAACAGAcgcccgtgtgtgcgtgcgtgtgagcaTGCAGACGGTCCTGCTCCCGCCGTGGATGTCAGGTGCGGGCCGCAGACCTGCTGTTGTCTCAGGCGGGGGAGCAGAGATGGATGACGGGTAGAACAGGGCGGTGCCACCGCCTGCTCAGACCTCAGTGGATGGTGCAAGAACGACATCTTAGGTCTCATGAGGCCGCGATTAAATGAAATTCTGctctaaataaattaaaattgctTTAATATGTATGTGCACCGGTGGCCCCTGATGCACATTGTAGTGTCATTGATTAATGTTAAATTGAGGTTCGGGTTGTGATATGAAATAACACTTGTTCAGCTGTCTCTCGTCTGTCTGCAAGCCAGCTGAGCATCTGTAGCCATGACGGCCGAGGAGACGATCAGCGTCAAGGAGGCCGAGGTGATCAAGGTGGTGCTGGACTTCCTGAACTCCAGGAAGCTGCACATCAGCATGCTGgccctggagaaggagagcGGCATCATCAACGGACTCTACTCAGACGACATGCTCTTCCTCAGGTAAAGGACGGATCTGAGGGATCCTTGTCTGGGCCGAGAGGGCATTTAAAGACTTCTTTTATCAGGCAACTCATCCTGGATGGCGAGTGGGAGGAAGTGATGCAGTTCATTCAGCCTTTGGAGGGAATGGAGAAGTTTGAGAAGAAAAGGTGAGACACCTGGATACAGTCTGACACCTGGTGCAAAATCAGCACAGGGCAAAAGTCTTATATCAATATACAAATGTCCGGTTCCAGGTTCCACTTCATTATAATGAAACAGAAGTTCCTGGAAGCTCTCTGTGTGAATAACGCCATGTCTGCAGCTGAAGACCCTCAGAATGTACGTAACTGCACCCTCACGGCTGCTGAACGTTGAGCTCCGGCctccctctaacctctaacgtTCCATGGACCCCAGCTGGAGCTGTCGATGCAGGAGGCCGTCAAGTGTCTCCACAGCCTGGAGGAGTTCTGTCCGACCAAGGAGGACTACAGCAAGCTGTGCCTCCTCCTGACCCTGCCCCGTCTCACCCACCACGCCGAGTTCAAAGACTGGAATCCCAGTACCGCCCGGGTCCACTGCTTCGAGGAGGCCTGCTCCATGGTGGCCGAATTCATCCCCGCTGACAGGAAGCTGAGTGAGGCGGGCTTCAGGGCCAGCGGGAACcgcctcttccagctgctcaTCAAAGGGATCCTCTACGAGTGCTGCGTGGAGTTCTGCCAGGTACAATACCAGCTGAAGCTCTGGGTGTTACCCTCCTGGTCCGTGCAGAtcaccctcttcttcttctctagAGCAAAGCGACCGGCGAGGAGATCACAGAGAGCGAGGTGCTGCTTGGCGTGGATTTGCTTTGCGGGAACGGCTGCGATGAACTGGACCTGTCGCTGCTCTCCTGGCTTCAGAACCTCTCTCCGAGCGCATTCACCTGCGCGTTCCAGCAGAAGACCCTCAGCATCCACGTGGACCGCCTGGTGAAGCCCAGCAAGGCCGGCCACGCCGACCTCCTCACCCCCTTGATCAACCGCCTGTCGCCCTGCCCCACCTCGCCTTACCGGCAGAGGCCCCATTCGGCCGACACCTACATGTCTCGCTCCCTCAACCCGGCTCTGGACGGGCTGTCTCACGGTCTGGCGGCTCAAGATAAGAGAGGGACGGAGGCCAGCGCAAAAGCCGCACTCAGTCGGAGTCTGGTGGAGAACAATGTGCACGAGCAGGAGGATTCACCTGAGAGGTGAGAGCAAAAGCTTGAGCACAGGTTTAAAGTTTGTCATCACACAAAGTCCAAAAGTCTAATGTCACAATCATATAAATAAATCTGTGAGAACAGATTCTATATAACCTGGTCAACGACTCTCtggctccacctgctggttgAAATCAGTGTGTGCAGATGGCCCAAAATTGATGATCGccatctgctgtgtgtttttattgaatgCTTAGCCACATTAAATACAGTGTATCGACTTTTGCTTTCTTCATCTCAGTCTGCGTTGCAGTAATTATGTAGTGACAAAGTTTAATGTCTATAGGAAACACCCACAAGTGCTGGCGGGACCCAACACCACACGGACACCTTTGACCCCTGGAAAAGACGGAGGACCCCCCAGCAGCGCAGAAACAAATGAGGTGCACAAAAAGAAATGGACGAATAGAAAGAAAATATTACTACAGATTTCAAAGATTAGACCACATTCCCCCTGAACTCCTGAACCATGTCCCCTTTCCATCATTGCTATATAAATCCTTCTCTGGCTCTCCACCACACCTGTCCGTGTCACCCTAGCTCCGTTTCAACCCCCCCTCCCGGCCAAACAGGCTGTGGGTCACGGCCACAGGAGACAGATAATCTCTTTTGATGTGCGGTCACACCCAGGATGGCCCGCTGCTCCCATCATCACTCACTTTTATGCATCCCGAATTCCAtccagcctctgtgtgtgtgtgtgtgtgtgtgtgtgtttgagaaagagagagagaagtgatagagaaagagagaagcagGGGTCGGGAAGACGTTGGGGACTTGCTGATCTACTGTGGTCCTTGAAAACTTTTTATGGGTGGAATGATGGAGTTGCTGGCCTTGGAAGTTGAAGAGTTGTCAGTAGAGGGcgagtgtgcgagtgtgtgtgtgtgtgtgtgtgtttggagtcaTGTTTAATCGG
Coding sequences within it:
- the camsap2a gene encoding calmodulin-regulated spectrin-associated protein 2a isoform X1 → MGEVQDVRDAKKTFVAPATKSFEHYDFSRAKISCSLTWLVAKAYGTDCIPADLKEPFYTDQYDQEHLKPPVASLLLSADLYCRAGSLILKRDAAKPLLGHDAIIQALAQRGLYVTDQDRMVTERDLRKRPLQMSAHLAMIDTLMMAYTVETASAEKVMACIRQYSCGSTEEETPYDTEDVVTTWINTVNEYLKEIVTQEQRREAQGAEPAGSPRSPTKWYMKLVPARYRKEQASAQPVPWIPPVDNLLKDSTDGSALAVLLHFYCPQLLQLSDVCLKENMTLADRLYNLQLIQEFCKDNLNDCCHFTLEDMLYASSTIKNNFLVFMAELFWWFEVVKPSFVKPRLLSNEYADPSSVLKNIPIIPISKATKRSFMERPPSPERPSLPLRPQPRNSGEIKRSTSMSFVEGNLGTWPKEKRSGPYGVSFDIPFDKDSSTSVPLSSTRGMIRSVSTDDGSGFKVQHLPRGMKRNLSFQPVNGTKVIGIAEEGCPDSLAGVEPESVYPNGQGSFVATTPSMEEALQIIHSPTRPVVEGIQNGFFLHSQDHGAGGLEPVSESDSKEALSTTDTTEVDTGIHIRTEDMLDEDSSLKDCSVNMDLDMDSPSPCASSLSKSPSGLKMTCFAEQKLKKHTPDSGRCSSSSLKTTPEGSDFGAPLSVSWAPTPEHSPVRQQAAPSPVQLPASDPAQAMATEMVQLRMRLEEKRKAIEAQKKKVEAAFTRHRQKMGHSVFLNVVKRKGDGAASGEEARKSEGEGKAASPILKFGRSKADTPDGAEQSSPGCWTKSPGVGEESGQSHAQLTELDLAEYTRSIEKLNHSLAFLQAEMQRLSQQQEVIMAMREQQHQQAWVIPPPHTNPSPQRHSRAGAVTRSSGPSSPADSPLPSHRSPTSIKRKSASFHSRNPRTARPSELKLAPYNRVLTAPQSVDSIPRLRRFSPCQPLACSFAYMEEKPAPNPAPVATDGDKNKEDDSLFPPDRKAASTQAQDTDCQPKTTGTEKDQDLDLKPTMESSFPEVLSHLVTETFTVAPTEMPPQPEASGQAKSSLIEVPLSVVKPPEGLTPGDGLERQQDNTEDSDGDQKMCRGFFFKEDGKAEENMAQKRAALLEKRMRREKESLQKKMQLEAELEQKKEEARLKAEEERLRKEEDKARREFIKQEYLRRKQLKLMEDMDTVIKPRASGGAKQRRGRPKSIHRDSLDSPKTPVRAATVCSLSLASLNLGDSDSVHSEKRSPRSVSLASGSLFYFLNSPKLRRRRPDSADGFLSPSRSSSRNGEKDWENGSTTSSVTSNTEYTGPRLYKEPSAKSNKHIIQNALAHCCLAGKVNEGQKNKILEQMEKCEANNFLILFRDAGCQFRSVYTYCPETEEITRLAGIGPKSVTRRMIDGLYKYNSDKKQFSQIPAKTMSASVDAVTIHNHLWQTKKPATPKKVVPAQT
- the camsap2a gene encoding calmodulin-regulated spectrin-associated protein 2a isoform X2, with the translated sequence MGEVQDVRDAKKTFVAPATKSFEHYDFSRAKISCSLTWLVAKAYGTDCIPADLKEPFYTDQYDQEHLKPPVASLLLSADLYCRAGSLILKRDAAKPLLGHDAIIQALAQRGLYVTDQDRMVTERDLRKRPLQMSAHLAMIDTLMMAYTVETASAEKVMACIRQYSCGSTEEETPYDTEDVVTTWINTVNEYLKEIVTQEQRREAQGAEPAGSPRARYRKEQASAQPVPWIPPVDNLLKDSTDGSALAVLLHFYCPQLLQLSDVCLKENMTLADRLYNLQLIQEFCKDNLNDCCHFTLEDMLYASSTIKNNFLVFMAELFWWFEVVKPSFVKPRLLSNEYADPSSVLKNIPIIPISKATKRSFMERPPSPERPSLPLRPQPRNSGEIKRSTSMSFVEGNLGTWPKEKRSGPYGVSFDIPFDKDSSTSVPLSSTRGMIRSVSTDDGSGFKVQHLPRGMKRNLSFQPVNGTKVIGIAEEGCPDSLAGVEPESVYPNGQGSFVATTPSMEEALQIIHSPTRPVVEGIQNGFFLHSQDHGAGGLEPVSESDSKEALSTTDTTEVDTGIHIRTEDMLDEDSSLKDCSVNMDLDMDSPSPCASSLSKSPSGLKMTCFAEQKLKKHTPDSGRCSSSSLKTTPEGSDFGAPLSVSWAPTPEHSPVRQQAAPSPVQLPASDPAQAMATEMVQLRMRLEEKRKAIEAQKKKVEAAFTRHRQKMGHSVFLNVVKRKGDGAASGEEARKSEGEGKAASPILKFGRSKADTPDGAEQSSPGCWTKSPGVGEESGQSHAQLTELDLAEYTRSIEKLNHSLAFLQAEMQRLSQQQEVIMAMREQQHQQAWVIPPPHTNPSPQRHSRAGAVTRSSGPSSPADSPLPSHRSPTSIKRKSASFHSRNPRTARPSELKLAPYNRVLTAPQSVDSIPRLRRFSPCQPLACSFAYMEEKPAPNPAPVATDGDKNKEDDSLFPPDRKAASTQAQDTDCQPKTTGTEKDQDLDLKPTMESSFPEVLSHLVTETFTVAPTEMPPQPEASGQAKSSLIEVPLSVVKPPEGLTPGDGLERQQDNTEDSDGDQKMCRGFFFKEDGKAEENMAQKRAALLEKRMRREKESLQKKMQLEAELEQKKEEARLKAEEERLRKEEDKARREFIKQEYLRRKQLKLMEDMDTVIKPRASGGAKQRRGRPKSIHRDSLDSPKTPVRAATVCSLSLASLNLGDSDSVHSEKRSPRSVSLASGSLFYFLNSPKLRRRRPDSADGFLSPSRSSSRNGEKDWENGSTTSSVTSNTEYTGPRLYKEPSAKSNKHIIQNALAHCCLAGKVNEGQKNKILEQMEKCEANNFLILFRDAGCQFRSVYTYCPETEEITRLAGIGPKSVTRRMIDGLYKYNSDKKQFSQIPAKTMSASVDAVTIHNHLWQTKKPATPKKVVPAQT
- the camsap2a gene encoding calmodulin-regulated spectrin-associated protein 2a isoform X3 yields the protein MIDTLMMAYTVETASAEKVMACIRQYSCGSTEEETPYDTEDVVTTWINTVNEYLKEIVTQEQRREAQGAEPAGSPRSPTKWYMKLVPARYRKEQASAQPVPWIPPVDNLLKDSTDGSALAVLLHFYCPQLLQLSDVCLKENMTLADRLYNLQLIQEFCKDNLNDCCHFTLEDMLYASSTIKNNFLVFMAELFWWFEVVKPSFVKPRLLSNEYADPSSVLKNIPIIPISKATKRSFMERPPSPERPSLPLRPQPRNSGEIKRSTSMSFVEGNLGTWPKEKRSGPYGVSFDIPFDKDSSTSVPLSSTRGMIRSVSTDDGSGFKVQHLPRGMKRNLSFQPVNGTKVIGIAEEGCPDSLAGVEPESVYPNGQGSFVATTPSMEEALQIIHSPTRPVVEGIQNGFFLHSQDHGAGGLEPVSESDSKEALSTTDTTEVDTGIHIRTEDMLDEDSSLKDCSVNMDLDMDSPSPCASSLSKSPSGLKMTCFAEQKLKKHTPDSGRCSSSSLKTTPEGSDFGAPLSVSWAPTPEHSPVRQQAAPSPVQLPASDPAQAMATEMVQLRMRLEEKRKAIEAQKKKVEAAFTRHRQKMGHSVFLNVVKRKGDGAASGEEARKSEGEGKAASPILKFGRSKADTPDGAEQSSPGCWTKSPGVGEESGQSHAQLTELDLAEYTRSIEKLNHSLAFLQAEMQRLSQQQEVIMAMREQQHQQAWVIPPPHTNPSPQRHSRAGAVTRSSGPSSPADSPLPSHRSPTSIKRKSASFHSRNPRTARPSELKLAPYNRVLTAPQSVDSIPRLRRFSPCQPLACSFAYMEEKPAPNPAPVATDGDKNKEDDSLFPPDRKAASTQAQDTDCQPKTTGTEKDQDLDLKPTMESSFPEVLSHLVTETFTVAPTEMPPQPEASGQAKSSLIEVPLSVVKPPEGLTPGDGLERQQDNTEDSDGDQKMCRGFFFKEDGKAEENMAQKRAALLEKRMRREKESLQKKMQLEAELEQKKEEARLKAEEERLRKEEDKARREFIKQEYLRRKQLKLMEDMDTVIKPRASGGAKQRRGRPKSIHRDSLDSPKTPVRAATVCSLSLASLNLGDSDSVHSEKRSPRSVSLASGSLFYFLNSPKLRRRRPDSADGFLSPSRSSSRNGEKDWENGSTTSSVTSNTEYTGPRLYKEPSAKSNKHIIQNALAHCCLAGKVNEGQKNKILEQMEKCEANNFLILFRDAGCQFRSVYTYCPETEEITRLAGIGPKSVTRRMIDGLYKYNSDKKQFSQIPAKTMSASVDAVTIHNHLWQTKKPATPKKVVPAQT